TTACAGTTAATCGATTGTAATTTTCCTCATTTAATTCCCAAAATTACAATTGTTCAACAGCAATCACAAAGAATAGATGAGTGTTTTAGAAGTGTTACCCCTAAAGAAATGATTAAAGACCTTAAAATCATTTCTTTTCACATCAATCATTACAAACCTACTCAAAAGGTAAAATCATGAAAATAAAAATCACGATAATAGAGACAAAACCTGTATTACCAGGTGAAGAACCTCGACAAAACTTGCTGGTTTTGTATCTTGACTTAAGCAAGTTTGATTTAATTAAATGTTTTTCGGTAAATCGATGTAATCACAAAAAAATACTTACTGAGTTAACATTGTCCAACACCAACAATAATTCGATAATAGTAATCCCGATTACTGCGTTTGTCTACAAATATGAGTTGAGTATGCTTCTCAGTTATTACGACAATGAGTATCTAACTTTGCCAAATTCAGGCAATCGTTTTAACGATGTAACCTTGTTTGACTTTGACCCGAAACACTACAACGAGAATTAACATCATGAACAATTCAGAATCAAATCAAGATTAATTATTAACCGAAACGTCATTAAACTAATCAGTTATCAGTTCACTACACTACGCAACAACCAAACAAGGAGTAAAATGTATAAATATACTAAGCTTAATGACAAAATTGGAAAAATCGAATTTGACAATTATAACCGTCAACAAAGTATTATTGTATTTCTTGAAGCTTTAATTAAAAAAGAAGAAGATTACTTAACGGTTATTGGTATATTAGGTGGGGATTTAACAAATATTGGCAAGTCAACTAAATCCCCTGATGGTAAGTGGGGTTATGATCCAGATTTTAAACTTACTAATGAATTACCTGCTGTCAAACTCGATATTCCTTTCAAGGTTATTGAGAAGGAGAGTAAGAGCGGTAAAAAATATACCATTGGTTCCGTTTCTGAGAATTTTATTGCAGCTAAATTATTAGAGGATATTGGGGATGGTGGTTATTTTGAGGGTAATTTTGATTTAGGTGCTGACAGAGGAACAATAGACAAATATCACGAATATGTAGGCTACGGTCAGATGGGAGAAAGTAAAGCTAAAAACTGTTTAGGGATGTTTTATGAAGTTATTAAAATTGATAAATTAACCATCATTACTGATGAAATCCTTTCATCTTTTAATGAGTCAGTTGACGGTAACTACAAAAGCGGGGGGAAAACCTACCCAAAAGCAGAAACAGAAACAGAAAAGCTTATCGCAAGATCTAATTACGTTAAACGTTTCCTTTCTGATAACTGGGATGGAAATATTGATATGAACACCATAACCTTTGATAGCTGTTTAGCGATGTTTGAAGGGCGCAAGCCGTCCATAGGGAAAGATGGACAAACACTACTCTTAAATATTCTAAGTGAAATTCTAAAGACTCATTAGTTCATATCTATTTTCAGCCGCCGAGTTCGGCGGCTGAAACTGGAAAAGTAAACCAATAGCGATAAAACGATGACAGAGGATTTAGATTTTGTAGATTACCGTCAGGTGAGTGATGGGTTTTAGTTTTAGGGTTAACCCTTTGTCAGTATCTCCAATACCTTTTTAATTTCCACTTTAATAGCACCCCCCTTGTTAGCAGGTAAACCCAGGGCATGATTCAGGGTGACAACGATAGGAGCGATATCACCCTTGTCCAGTAGATGAGCATAGGTTAAGACATCATCTGCTATAGGTTCAGGTAGTCGGTAGACTTTAACGGGTTTATTGATCCACTTTGATTGAGTTAATCCTTCAGTATTGGGATTGTGGTTAGCCATATAATTATCTACTATCTAGTGTTAACTATTCTATCAGTGTAACACTGATTCAGAGAGGGATTAACCCTCTCTATTTTTTTTGTTCACCCGTCGTAATGCTCTATCTCATGGGAGTACATATCATTCCTCAACCCCGTGACGTTGGCATTCTCCCATTCAACCGTGTAAATACCTTTACACCCGTTTGGTCTCTCAACCTCTACAACTATCCCAAAACGTTTGTTATCCCCAATAGTCCTAGGGTATGCCTCTATTACCCTATCCCCTATCTGAAAATCGTCAGGTTTGGTTTCTATAGGTTTAGAGTTTTGAGAATTTTGCTGTGTAGGTTGTGTGGGTTGTGTATCTCCCTCTGTATCAGGGTTTTGGCTTACACGGTCATCTACACAGCCTGTAGGGGGTTGTGTAACGTCTTCTGGGGTAGGTTCAGGTTCAGGAGTTGTGACTACTACAGGACGCTTGTAACCCCGTTTGCGTTTACCGTCATCCCCCTTAATATTTTGAGCAGGTTCCCATTTAAGCGTTGTCATAATGTCTGATATCTCAGTTTGAGCGCGTTTAGCTTGACTAAGGTTATCCTTGTCAACCCCTACTAGGTTCAACAGTTCCTCAGTGGTAACAATTGCCTTGCCTTCTAAATAGTTCTCAATGTCATCTAACCAAGGGGACACGGAAGAGAACGCTTCATTATTAGCGTCAGATTGTTTCTGCTCATCATGGTTTAGATACCATTTCTCACCATTTTTGTAGGCTTGTACCGCAGCCCCCCAGATAGCGTCACGCTCTTGTACTAAGAGGTCAATAGGGATTGTTTTTGTAACAGGAATAACCCAAAAACGGCGGCTTCCTGTTGGATCACGGAGTACGTCTGACTTATTTGTTGAACCAACAATAACCCCCATGCGTGGCATGAGTTTTGTTCTAGCACCGTATGGCATTCTAAGCCTGTCTGATGACGTTGTTAAAAACCCCTTAATCTTGCTGATATCTGATTTACTGAAAATATTTTCTAGTTCTGCCCATTCCGTAAAAAGTGACGTATGCAGTTTCATCACTTCATCTTTATTGTCAGGGGAACCCATATCATCACAAAACCAATTATCACTCGCTAAAGCACGGAAAAAAGTGGACTTGTATGTTCCTTGTCCCCCTTGTAAAATTAACGCTGTGTCTACCTTACAACCGGGTTCATAAACCCTTGCTACCGCAGCAATTAGAGTCTTTCTAATGAATGCTTGATACAGCGAGTTATTTGTTCCAAAATACCGTTTAGCTAGACCGTCAAGAATAGATGTATCAGAATATTCTTCGTTACATTGACTAAAATATTCTCTGACAGGGTGATAAGAGTTTTCTTCAGCAATTTCAACGATAATAGCTTTTAAATCCTCTTTTGGACACCCCTTGAGTTCAAGCTTGAAGTCCTTTGCTAACTTAAGTTTAAAGTTATCGAAATCTATGGGTTTACCGTTAAACTCAATCTCTTTTGTCAACTCATTAAACTTAATTTTATCTCCCACGACTAATTTAACTTGAGTATATTGAGTTTCTAACTTAGTAGTCTTAGGTGGTAACTCATCATCTGCATTTATCCCTTCTGCTTTTAATTGTTCATTAACTTTAATTAACCAGTTAGCGATGGGTTCAGCACGTCTTAAAACATTTTGTCTAAAAGCGTCAGCCCCGTGTTTTTGGATATAGTCACCTATACCCTTGTCACTACCATCGGATGTCATAGTCCAGAGTCCAGTTATGTTGTAGGTTGGTGTGTCTTCAAATAACTGTAACTGTTTTACTAAGGTTTTTTGTGCATTAATTACATTTCTGTTACTTACACTGTCAGCATCAAAGCCGATAATGAAACCAAAACCTAACTCTGCAAAATGTCGCAATGTCGGAACTAAAAATCGTTTACCCTCTGGATCGCGTTTACTCCCCGTTAACCCGTTCTCAACACCCGTTAACGCTATTGTAGGGAAGCCGTTAGCAGTAGCGATTAAGGCATCTATAAAGCCTTCTGTAACAAATAAGTAAGGATGGTCGTTTATTATCCAGCAACGCTTTTTGAGTTCCTCTACGTCAGTCCAGAAGTTAGGATAATCAGGATGAACGGGCAACATTGCGTCAATCTCACAACCGAACGGGGTGATGTACTTGATAACCCGTTCTGTACCGCCCGCCTTTTTCTCTACTTTTGGATCGTTCGGTCTAAACTGACTCTGTAGACTAGGCAACACTGACTTTAACAGAATGCCATCGGACGGCGCACTAAAACCCATCTCTTTCGCTTCTTTCTGGGTGATACTCTCAAAATTAGCGACTACCCAGTTTCTCGGCATCTTCCGGTTAAACCTTAAATAGTTGTAGTGCTTGCCAGTGAGATTACCGACAAATTTTTTAGCTTGTTGCGTATTTTGGTGACTTGTACTATAATTATTCATATCGGATGTTTTTTTGTGAAAGGGTATTTTTCCTGCGTTTTTATGTGAATTTTTATTCATACCTAAGAGGTAACTTTAACAGGGTTGCCTCTTTTTGCGTTTGTGAGGTTAACAGCTTCTAGGATAGCGATAAATCGAGGGAATGACAATATTTAACAATGGTTTGACAAACGTAAACCTTATTAGAGTTTACGCCTTAAATTAGAGGTTGTTGCGCCCCTAACTCAATCCTTATGATTTCCGTTAACGAGGTTTTAACAAAAACCTCGTTAACGGATTTTACAAAAAAATGTATTAACGGTTTTTACGAAAACCGTTTAACCCTCTAAATCAATAAAACGCTTTATTTCATTTAATACATTTTTACCTTCCTTGTAGCGGTAGTTTTTAAATCCCATCACGTTTTTAATGATATGGGAATCACTCAACCCGTCTTCTAACGCATCCAGTACATCCTCAAAATGTTCTATAGCTAAAGGTGAGAGTTCATTATCTGAACTGTTCTGAACCGCTTGAACTGACTTGTTCAGGAGTTCTGAACTGTTCTGAACTGAGTCTACGTTTTCGCTAGAGCCCCTATGAACACTATCGTTCAGGAGTTCATTCTCAACAGCTTGTTCTGAACTCAGTGAACTACTCCTATCAGCCAGTAAATATTGAGCGATAGCAGTATTCGTGCTTTGAGCTAAGAATAGATCGCTCGCTAAACTGTGTTTAAATTCAGCTTGTTCACGTTTATTGATTGCATCAATTTTGGGTTTTAGTTTACCGAGTTGAGTTGTTAGGTAAAGTGATGAACTACTCGCTAATATCGCGTAAGTAATAGAACTGAATCTAAAAAACTTATGCCAATTGTTAGCAGTAACATCACGGGTTAAGAATGGGGTAAAAAACCAGAAGGGGAGTGAAGTAGTTAACAAAAATAAGTTAATGCAGTGGTTTAATTTCCAGTTCTGTTTTATTGCTTCAGTTTGAACATTTGGATTGATTACCGAGTAACCCATTGAATTAACCCCCCTACTAATAAAGCAGTCGCTAAACCAACAAGGAAAAGTAGACCTAAAACCCATTCTTTATCATCGGTTTTACGATAATAGATAGCCGTACCCGTAACACTTAAACCGATTGAGACAATAAGAGAAAGAACAAAGAAAGGTTCCCTTAATTGATTGACTAATAATGCGAGTAAACTGATCAAGCTTGCGGTACTAGCTACTAACAAAAGGAACCCGGTAATACGATAAAACTGGATCATCTCTAGCAGTCCTCTAGTAACCACATTTCAGAGGAAGAGAACCACTCAAAAGGATCTCCATCACAGTTCAAAAATTTAACTTGATATTCCCAGTAAAATTCATCAC
The Planktothrix sp. FACHB-1365 DNA segment above includes these coding regions:
- a CDS encoding VapE domain-containing protein produces the protein MNKNSHKNAGKIPFHKKTSDMNNYSTSHQNTQQAKKFVGNLTGKHYNYLRFNRKMPRNWVVANFESITQKEAKEMGFSAPSDGILLKSVLPSLQSQFRPNDPKVEKKAGGTERVIKYITPFGCEIDAMLPVHPDYPNFWTDVEELKKRCWIINDHPYLFVTEGFIDALIATANGFPTIALTGVENGLTGSKRDPEGKRFLVPTLRHFAELGFGFIIGFDADSVSNRNVINAQKTLVKQLQLFEDTPTYNITGLWTMTSDGSDKGIGDYIQKHGADAFRQNVLRRAEPIANWLIKVNEQLKAEGINADDELPPKTTKLETQYTQVKLVVGDKIKFNELTKEIEFNGKPIDFDNFKLKLAKDFKLELKGCPKEDLKAIIVEIAEENSYHPVREYFSQCNEEYSDTSILDGLAKRYFGTNNSLYQAFIRKTLIAAVARVYEPGCKVDTALILQGGQGTYKSTFFRALASDNWFCDDMGSPDNKDEVMKLHTSLFTEWAELENIFSKSDISKIKGFLTTSSDRLRMPYGARTKLMPRMGVIVGSTNKSDVLRDPTGSRRFWVIPVTKTIPIDLLVQERDAIWGAAVQAYKNGEKWYLNHDEQKQSDANNEAFSSVSPWLDDIENYLEGKAIVTTEELLNLVGVDKDNLSQAKRAQTEISDIMTTLKWEPAQNIKGDDGKRKRGYKRPVVVTTPEPEPTPEDVTQPPTGCVDDRVSQNPDTEGDTQPTQPTQQNSQNSKPIETKPDDFQIGDRVIEAYPRTIGDNKRFGIVVEVERPNGCKGIYTVEWENANVTGLRNDMYSHEIEHYDG